The sequence AACTTTCCCATCTGTTGGGGATCCTTTCCCATGATGATCGTTCCCCAAATTTGATGAATTCGGTTTTGCATCAACATACTTCCTATATTTCTCGTTGGTTACCAGAACATATTCCCATCATTCGGTCCTGGGCACTTGCCTACCTTCGTGATACAAGGAGGAACCCGCGTCGTTGTCCCATATCGTCGTAAGGATTTGAGGGGGTACATTCCTACAGGGTACAATGGCGTGAAGGGGGGATCTTGTTGATAGCGATACGTGTTATCCATGGTCCCAATTTGCAACGTCTCGGCAGACGGGAGGTATCTATTTATGGGGAGCAAACCCTCGCTGAGCTGGATCAGCGATTAGTACGGCTGGGGAGAGAGTGGGGTTTGATGGTTACCTGTGTACAGCACTCCGGCGAGGGGGAACTGATGAAGGCCCTGAATGCGGCGGAGGAGGATGCACACGGGGTAGTTTTCAATCCGGGTGCTTATACCCATACGAGTTACGTTCTCCGTGATGCTGTGGCGGGTTTGCGGATCCCTGTTATCGAAGTACATTTGACCAACTTGTATGCCCGGGAGTCCTTTCGGTCCCGCTCCGTGATTGTTGATGTTTGCCATGGCCAGATTGTGGGCATGGGTGGCTTAAGCTATGAAGCTGCTTTGTGGACCCTACGTGGTTTGCTTGTAGATCAATGAGGGGGATCGTGTGTGAGTGGACCATATGTTGGGCGTTTGGAACAATTACGGGCCCGGTTACGGCGCGAACATATTCCAGCGATTTTGATAACCCAGCCTGACAATCGTCGTTACCTGACGGGTTTTACTGGTTCCCACGGTATCGTTTTGATTACAGCAACAGAAGCTGTTGTCATTACGGATGCCCGTTATCGTGTACAGGTTGAGAACGAGGCACCCGATTACAAGCCAGTTTTACAAGGCAATATGGGATGGATAGCTGCTGTCATTACACAAGTCAAACGGTTGGAAGTAGGGACGGTGGCTTTTGAGGAAAATCACGTTACTGTTTCTATCCACCAACGCTTGCTTAAGGACTGCCCCGATACTACCTGGCGTGCGGTGGCGGGCTATGTGGAGGCATTGCGGATTGTTAAGGATGAACAGGAACTGATTCTTCTGCGTAAAGCAGCCCGGATTGCGGATCGTGCTTTTTTGCAGGTTGTGGGGCAACTGGGATCTGGGATGACAGAACGGTCGATAGCACGGGCTCTTTCGCGGAGTGTGGAGGATCAGGGGGCCTCGGGAATGGCCTTTGATACGATCGTTGCATCTGGTAAGCGTTCGGCGTTGCCTCATGGGATTGCAACTGATGCCAAAATAGCCAAGGATGACATGGTGACTATCGATTTTGGTGCCGTGTATCACGGGTATTGTTCGGACATGACGCGCACATTTGTGTTGGGTGAACCCAACGAACAGCAGAGGGAAATACATTCCATTGTAGCTGCTGCACAGATGCGGGCCATGGAAGCCATTCGACCAGGAAAAACGGCCCATGAAATCGATGCAGCCGCACGGAATTATATATCGGAAAGGGGTTATGGGGAAGCGTTCATCCATTCTACTGGGCATGGGGTGGGCCTTTGTGTGCACGAGTTGCCCAACTTAGCGCAACGGCAGCGGGACACACGTTTGGTGCCTGGTATGGTGGTGACGTTGGAGCCGGGTATTTATCTCCCCGGTGTTGGTGGGGTGCGGATAGAAGATGTCGTTCTCGTTACAGAAGAGGGTGCTCAATTCTTGACGCATGCTCCTCGTATGATTTGTCTACGAGATATATTGAAGAGGGTGGGGGAGAAGGCGGTTGATTAGTGTAAATGATTTCCGTACGGGTATAACCATTGAATTGGAGCAGGGGGCATGGACAGTTTTAGAATTTCAGCATGTGAAACCTGGTAAGGGTGCTGCCTTTGTTCGTTCCAAATTGCGTAATATTTCTACGGGTGTCATTCAGGAACGTACATTTCGTGCGGGTGAAAAGGTGGTTCCCGCCCATGTGGAAAATGTGACTATGAAGTATCTCTATAAAAATGGGGACAATTATACCTTTATGAGTATGGAAAATTATGAGCAAATGGAATTATCTTCCTCCCAATTGGAATATGAACTTCAATTCCTGCAAGAGGAAATGGAAGTTCAGATGATCTCCTACAAGGGGAAAATTATAGGTATTGAATTGCCCAATTCAGTGATCCTGGAGGTAATAGAAACAGATCCCGGGGTACGCGGTGATACGGCCACTGGGGGATCCAAACCGGCCAAGTTGTCAACTGGTTTGATGGTGCAAGTGCCCATGTTCATCAATGTAGGGGATCGTTTAGTGATTGATACACGAAGTGGGGGTTATGTATCGCGGTCCTGATGGCTATATCTCCCCATGGAGAGAGAATGGCATTATTGATTTCTATGGGTCCCTGTTTTTTGAGGAGGTATGGATCGATCGGGCAGGAAGAGAGGGATGGGGTTTAGAAGTATTCCCCTGCTAGGGCTTCTGATGAGGTAATATTTTGATCATAGAGGGTGGTATATTGGTTGGGAGAGGATATACCCCTCTCTTACCTGATCGACGGGACCAATGGGCGGTTTCCCTGGCTGGAAGCGCCTGGTTGGGAGTACTTTGGGTTGCATCTCTCCCCTTTTCCTTTGCGTGGATCGTTCCATTATTCTGTGGAATTTGTGGTGGAATGGTAGGTTTCTTTTCTAAAAAAAAATCCCTTCCATGGTATCGGATGGCGGCTTGCAGTTTGTGGGTGGCAGCCGTATTTTCTGGATGGTGGATTGTATCGGAGGAGGTATTCAATCAACCAGGACTTCCCCTGACAGGTAGGGGTAGACTGGTGATTGTGTTGGATGAGACGTTTTGGTGCACTAGGGGAAGAAGTAGGGTACATGCTACCATAACCCATCGGGTGGTCCGAAAAGAGGGGACATGGTCCCCCCTTTCCGTCCCCACGG is a genomic window of Pasteuria penetrans containing:
- a CDS encoding type II 3-dehydroquinate dehydratase; translated protein: MIAIRVIHGPNLQRLGRREVSIYGEQTLAELDQRLVRLGREWGLMVTCVQHSGEGELMKALNAAEEDAHGVVFNPGAYTHTSYVLRDAVAGLRIPVIEVHLTNLYARESFRSRSVIVDVCHGQIVGMGGLSYEAALWTLRGLLVDQ
- a CDS encoding M24 family metallopeptidase, with protein sequence MSGPYVGRLEQLRARLRREHIPAILITQPDNRRYLTGFTGSHGIVLITATEAVVITDARYRVQVENEAPDYKPVLQGNMGWIAAVITQVKRLEVGTVAFEENHVTVSIHQRLLKDCPDTTWRAVAGYVEALRIVKDEQELILLRKAARIADRAFLQVVGQLGSGMTERSIARALSRSVEDQGASGMAFDTIVASGKRSALPHGIATDAKIAKDDMVTIDFGAVYHGYCSDMTRTFVLGEPNEQQREIHSIVAAAQMRAMEAIRPGKTAHEIDAAARNYISERGYGEAFIHSTGHGVGLCVHELPNLAQRQRDTRLVPGMVVTLEPGIYLPGVGGVRIEDVVLVTEEGAQFLTHAPRMICLRDILKRVGEKAVD
- the efp gene encoding elongation factor P is translated as MISVNDFRTGITIELEQGAWTVLEFQHVKPGKGAAFVRSKLRNISTGVIQERTFRAGEKVVPAHVENVTMKYLYKNGDNYTFMSMENYEQMELSSSQLEYELQFLQEEMEVQMISYKGKIIGIELPNSVILEVIETDPGVRGDTATGGSKPAKLSTGLMVQVPMFINVGDRLVIDTRSGGYVSRS